The genomic DNA GACCGAGACATCGGCTATTTTCTTCTGCGCGATCAGCTTTTGAAACTCCTCGAATATCTCCGGCGCCCCGTTGGCTTCGCAGGCGGTTCCAAAACAAATCAGAACTTTACGCTTTTGAGCAACAAAATCGCGACGACACTCCTCCCGCCACTTCTCCAACTTATCTAAAGTATCGATATGCATCTTAACCCTTCTTTGCCAATCTGAGGGCTTTATCCAGACGGACAAAACCATGCACTTTGTCGTTGACGACCACCACCGGCGCCATGGCGCAGACCCCCACACAGTTGACAATTTCAAGCGTGAATTTCATATCCCCCGAGGTCTCGCCCGTCTTCATTTTGAGTCCTGTTTCGAGCTGATTGAGAATCAGGTCGGCTCCTTTGATATGACAGGCCGTTCCCTTGCAGACCCGGATCACCACCTCCCCGCGCGGTTCCAGGCTGAATGCATTATAGAAAGTCGAAACACTGAATACTTTGCTTAAGGGAACGCCCAGCGCTTTCGCGGTCTCCGTCAGCGCCTCACAGGGAAGATAATGAAATTCCTTTTGAATATCCTGAAGCACCATAATTAACGAACCGGGGTTCTGGGCATGATGGCCGATGATTTCGGATAATTTGCTTAGATCTTGTGTCATGATTTTCACCTCTTGGCCCTGAATGTCTCGCCCAGCTTCCGTCCTTCCTCCATAGCCCGGCTGTTAATCTCCAGCAGTTCTTTCTTTTTTCCCATTTTTTCCAGAAGCATTTCCATCAGCGTCTCAAATTTGACCACTCCGCTGACTTGCACATAGGCAGCCAGCATGACGATGTTGGCCGCTTTGGCGTCGCCGATCTTAAGAGCCATATCGTTGGCCGGCACGAGAAACTCGGAGATACCCTTGCGTCCCGAAATGGAATCAATCAGGGAGTTGTTGATGAAAAGCATGCCTCCCGGCTTGACCATGGGGCCGAATTTTTCCAGAGATGGTTTGTTGAAAACGCAAACGGTCTGCGGATTGGTGATAATCGGCGAACCGATTCGAATATCTGAGATAACCACCGTACAATTGGCCGTTCCGCCACGCATCTCCGGGCCGTACGATGGTATCCAGACTACCTGTTTCCCCTCGGCCATTCCCGCATAGGCCAGAAGCTGCCCTGCCGTCATGATCCCCTGCCCGCCAAAACCGGCCAGTGTTACTTCCTGCTGCTTCATCAATCCCCCTCTTTCTCCGGGTCCTTAAAAGTCCCCAGGGGGTAATACGGCATCATGTTTTCCTCAAGCCACTTGGTGGAAACCGTCGGGGTCAATCCCCAGTTGGTGGGACAGGTGGATAAAACCTCAACCAGGGAAAAGCATTTGCCCTGCACCTGATAGGTGAAGGCCTTTTTGATTTTCTGCTTGGCCGCGACCACATGTATCGGGGTGTGTACCGCCACCCGGGCGATATAGGCCGGGGTCCGCAGACTGGAAATGAGTTCCGCAACCCTTATCGGATAACCTGTCAACGAAATATCTCTTCCCTTGGGCGAGGTGGTCGTTCTCTGCCCGGGCATGGTCGTGGGCGCCATTTGCCCGCCGGTCATACCGTAAATGGCGTTATTGACAAAAATCGTCGTGAACTTCTCGCCGCGGTTGGCGGCATGAATTATCTCGCTCATGCCGATCGATGCAAGATCGCCGTCCCCCTGATAGGTGAAAACAATCATATCCGGCCGCAGTCTCTTGAATCCGGTTGCCAGAGCCGGCGCCCGGCCATGAGCCGCCTCCATGAAATCAACATTGAAGTAGTTATAAGCCAGAACCGAGCAACCCACCGGCGCCACCCCGACGGTACGTTCGCGAACGCCCAGTTCATCAAGCGTTTCGGCCACCAGGCGATGAATTATCCCGTGCGTGCACCCGGGGCAGTAGTGTGTGATATTGCCGCTTAAGGCTTCCGGTCGAGAGAAAATTATTTCTGTATTATTTGCCATAATGCACCTACTTCCTTGAAGACGGCTTAGAGTTCCCGGCCGCCTCCAGCTCTTTTCTTACGGCGCTCTTAACCTCATCGGGCGACGGGACAATTCCGCCGGTCCGGCCGTAAAATCCGAGCGGCTTTGCCATTCTGGAACAGCGTTCGATATCCTCGACCATCTGACCGGTACTCATTTCCACCGAAAGAAGCACCTCCACATTAGGATTGATCACTTCCCGGTAAACCTCTTTCTCCGGAAAAGGATATAGCGAAATGGGACGGAAAAGGCCGACACTCAGACCTTCATCTTCCAATTCATCGATCGCGGTCTGACAGATACGGGCCATGGTGCCATAAGAAAAAATCAGGACCCGGTTCTTGGGACTGACTTTGTAAAGTTCATAGCGGATTTCGTTCTGCTTTATTATTTCGTAATTATGCGCCAGTTCCAGACTGTTCTTTTCCAGTACCATCGGATCAAGAAAAAGCGATCTTATGATAAACGGTTTTCTTCCTTTGGCACCGGTCAGAGCCCAATCCTTAGGCGGCAGCGGCGGCTCTTCATATTTCTCCGGAAATTCCACCGCTTCCATCATCTGCCCGATCATTCCGTCGCCGATCATCATCACCGGCGTGCGGTACTTGTCGGCCAGATGGAACGACAGCATCATCAGGTCGACCGCCTCCTGTACCGATGATGGCGCCAGAACGATGACATGATAATCGCCGTGTCCCCCTCCCTTGGTGGCCTGAAAATAATCCGATTGCGCCGGAAGAATTCCTCCCAACCCGGGGCCGCCCCGCATAATATTCACGATGACCACCGGAAGGTGTGCCCCGGCCATATAGGAAATCGCTTCCTGCATCAAGCTGATACCGGGACTGGAGGAGGTGGTGAAAACTCTTTTGCCGGTCGAGGCCGCGCCAAAAAGCATATTTCCCACGGCGACTTCGCTTTCGGCCTGCAGGAAAACCCCGCCCACTTCCGGAATCCGCCGCGCCATATATTCCGCCACTTCACTCTGAGGAGTTATCGGGTAGGCGAAATAATGAACCGCACCGGCGCGTATGGCCGCCTCGGCGATTGCCTCATTACCTTTCATTAATTGCTTTGCCATTTCTTTGTTCCCCGTCAATACTGGAAAAGGGCAAACTGGGTGCCGTGAGTGTGAACTTCAATAGCCGCATCTGGACAGGTTATGGCGCAAATGCGGCATCCGATACAACGGGTCGGTTCATGCACCATCGCGCAGTAATATCCCTTCTGATTCAACTCTTTCGACATCGAAATTATCTGCATCGGACAGGCTTTGACACAGAGTTCACAACCTTTACAATAAATCTTATTTATTCTTATTCCGGGCATAGCTA from Candidatus Zixiibacteriota bacterium includes the following:
- a CDS encoding NAD(P)H-dependent oxidoreductase subunit E, whose amino-acid sequence is MTQDLSKLSEIIGHHAQNPGSLIMVLQDIQKEFHYLPCEALTETAKALGVPLSKVFSVSTFYNAFSLEPRGEVVIRVCKGTACHIKGADLILNQLETGLKMKTGETSGDMKFTLEIVNCVGVCAMAPVVVVNDKVHGFVRLDKALRLAKKG
- the vorB gene encoding 3-methyl-2-oxobutanoate dehydrogenase subunit VorB encodes the protein MAKQLMKGNEAIAEAAIRAGAVHYFAYPITPQSEVAEYMARRIPEVGGVFLQAESEVAVGNMLFGAASTGKRVFTTSSSPGISLMQEAISYMAGAHLPVVIVNIMRGGPGLGGILPAQSDYFQATKGGGHGDYHVIVLAPSSVQEAVDLMMLSFHLADKYRTPVMMIGDGMIGQMMEAVEFPEKYEEPPLPPKDWALTGAKGRKPFIIRSLFLDPMVLEKNSLELAHNYEIIKQNEIRYELYKVSPKNRVLIFSYGTMARICQTAIDELEDEGLSVGLFRPISLYPFPEKEVYREVINPNVEVLLSVEMSTGQMVEDIERCSRMAKPLGFYGRTGGIVPSPDEVKSAVRKELEAAGNSKPSSRK
- a CDS encoding 2-oxoacid:acceptor oxidoreductase family protein, producing MKQQEVTLAGFGGQGIMTAGQLLAYAGMAEGKQVVWIPSYGPEMRGGTANCTVVISDIRIGSPIITNPQTVCVFNKPSLEKFGPMVKPGGMLFINNSLIDSISGRKGISEFLVPANDMALKIGDAKAANIVMLAAYVQVSGVVKFETLMEMLLEKMGKKKELLEINSRAMEEGRKLGETFRAKR
- a CDS encoding (2Fe-2S) ferredoxin domain-containing protein, translated to MHIDTLDKLEKWREECRRDFVAQKRKVLICFGTACEANGAPEIFEEFQKLIAQKKIADVSV
- a CDS encoding 4Fe-4S dicluster domain-containing protein; amino-acid sequence: MPGIRINKIYCKGCELCVKACPMQIISMSKELNQKGYYCAMVHEPTRCIGCRICAITCPDAAIEVHTHGTQFALFQY
- a CDS encoding thiamine pyrophosphate-dependent enzyme, whose protein sequence is MANNTEIIFSRPEALSGNITHYCPGCTHGIIHRLVAETLDELGVRERTVGVAPVGCSVLAYNYFNVDFMEAAHGRAPALATGFKRLRPDMIVFTYQGDGDLASIGMSEIIHAANRGEKFTTIFVNNAIYGMTGGQMAPTTMPGQRTTTSPKGRDISLTGYPIRVAELISSLRTPAYIARVAVHTPIHVVAAKQKIKKAFTYQVQGKCFSLVEVLSTCPTNWGLTPTVSTKWLEENMMPYYPLGTFKDPEKEGD